Proteins from one Acidobacteriota bacterium genomic window:
- a CDS encoding VWA domain-containing protein, with amino-acid sequence MRLATPWALAALVLLLPVVYRLIRRPGRGVSRLSLPLAGERLRALRNPWIVINGWLPWMRLLAAGLMILAIARPQAESRLETIRTLGVDIVIALDVSNSMRGEDFQPDHRLGVAKQMIEQFVAGRTTDRIGLVAFSRVASTRCPLTLDHTMLAEFLGQVDFATRELDGTAIGIGLATAVHRLRDSEAKSRLVVLLTDGENNTGQIAPRDAADAAKALGIRVYTIGVGSNDWVTYVNPDNFGGRRQRQRFPLDEETLKEIAERTDGEYFNAKDPDGLKHVFETIDQLEKTEIESRERILYAELFHWFLLPALITLFLERLLSSTRLRKIP; translated from the coding sequence ATGCGGCTGGCGACTCCGTGGGCACTGGCCGCTCTGGTTCTGCTGTTGCCCGTCGTGTACCGGTTGATCCGGCGTCCCGGGCGGGGAGTGAGCCGACTTTCGCTTCCCCTGGCGGGCGAGCGCCTTCGGGCGCTACGCAACCCATGGATCGTCATCAACGGCTGGTTGCCGTGGATGCGACTCCTTGCGGCGGGACTGATGATCCTGGCGATCGCCCGCCCGCAGGCGGAGTCGAGGTTGGAGACGATCCGAACGCTGGGTGTGGATATCGTCATCGCACTCGATGTGTCGAACTCGATGCGTGGTGAGGACTTTCAGCCCGATCACCGACTCGGCGTGGCGAAGCAGATGATTGAGCAGTTTGTCGCCGGCCGAACGACGGATCGGATCGGCCTGGTGGCGTTCTCGAGAGTGGCCAGCACCCGTTGCCCGCTGACGCTGGATCACACGATGCTGGCGGAGTTCCTCGGTCAGGTGGACTTTGCGACCCGCGAACTCGATGGAACGGCCATCGGAATCGGCCTGGCGACGGCGGTGCACCGGTTGCGAGACTCCGAGGCAAAGAGTCGCCTCGTGGTGTTGTTGACCGATGGCGAAAACAACACCGGACAGATCGCCCCACGGGATGCTGCGGATGCGGCCAAGGCGTTGGGTATCCGGGTGTACACGATCGGTGTGGGTAGTAACGACTGGGTGACCTACGTCAATCCGGACAACTTCGGTGGACGCCGTCAGCGGCAACGGTTCCCGCTGGACGAGGAGACGCTGAAGGAGATCGCCGAACGGACGGACGGCGAGTATTTCAACGCGAAGGATCCCGACGGTCTGAAACACGTCTTCGAGACCATCGATCAACTGGAGAAGACCGAGATCGAGAGTCGCGAGCGAATTCTCTATGCCGAACTCTTTCACTGGTTCCTGCTGCCGGCGTTGATCACTCTGTTTCTCGAGCGGTTGCTCTCGAGCACCCGACTGCGGAAGATTCCATGA